The genomic window CTACGGAGGAGGATCTCCGTAGGGGCGCCGCAGCTAGACACATGCGGCCTCAGTGACTGGCGCGTGGGGCCGGACAGCTCTCTACGTGCGCTGCGTCCGGCGGTGGAGAAGGCACGCGGAGGCATGTCCGCATGTCTCCGCCGCTGATGGAACGCGGCCCACATGTCAGTCCAGGAGAGTCGTCTGCAGCGTGCCTTGGCCGGGACGGTTGGATAGGGCCCACGCGGGTAGGGGCGCGGACCCCGCTCGTGAGGCACCGAGCGAAACCCGCGGACGCCCGGCGGTCTGCCGCGCGCCAAGTCAcgtaagggcctgtttagattaaattttttttttacttagtatccgtcacatcaaatctttcggtacatgtatggagtattaaatgtagacgaaaaaaaattaattgcacagttggatgagaaatcacgagacaaaacttttgaacctaattagtccataatgagatactaattaccaaatacaaataaaaatactaccgtagccaaaatccaaaaatttttggatctaaacggggcccaAGCGCAAGCGCGCGCTCCCGTCCCGCGCGTCTGCTGCTAATTGCCCCGTTCCGGAAAAAAAGAAGCGTCATCATAATCCGTACGCCCTCCATCCTAATtaaaaagatataattaattcTTAGTAATCATAATAATCCATATTCTTTTTACAGAAATCAGACAGTTCCAAATTTGATTAAGATGGCGTTTGGTCCAGCGGATTACTGAGGGAGGGGACCCGATGCCGATACAGCTGCTTGGTCCGTTATTCGGTAGGCGCGTAATCAGATAACGTCCTATTCATCGCTAATAGCAATGCCGCTCCTCCCCAAGGCTTTTCGGATAACGCTGCCGCCGCCCGCTCGAACGTCTCCAGCGCCTCCCTCTGTTAACGTTACGGAGGCTAACCAAACAAAGCGCGGTATCGCTGTCACGACAACAAATACGCCGTGATCCGATTTCGTTTCCATTTGCATTACTGTTGTAGTATTGTATTACGAACAGTAGAAAGTAGAGAGGAACAGTAAAAGTAAAGGTGTAAACATTTATTGATGAACAGTACGCATATATATACGTGCCCACGATAGGGCAGTTCCAGTGAACGTGGGAGAGCCCCGCTCCCACGTCCCGTCCATATGACGCCTTTCGGTGGTCACGATAACTGCAATTAGTAGTTGCTAATTGCCCACTAATTGATTATTAGGAATATTAGCATATTCTTAACACTCCCCCATAATCAATTATCTTCTGGAGCTCCAATGTTCATCATAATCATTAATATTATTAATCCTTAGAAAACCTTGTGGGAAAAACTTAGGAATACATTGATATATCATATAGCAATGTCTTAATATATCATCTCCTAAAAAAACCCCGTGGGGAAAAACTAAATGATATGACATACATAATGTTGatactgcctcgttaaaaactttatatgagaaaaCCTTTCAAGGTAAAACTCATacaaagaaaagagtataatacgatgtgaaatggattaagtatcaAGAGATACCCCCTGATTTCTGCAAGTCTCTAAGTCTAACCATACCAATTCCTTCAATGCATTTATGAAACGTAGAATATGGTAGGGACTTTGTGAATAGATCGGCAAGATTATCACATGATTTAGTTTGCAGAATCTCAATTTCCCCATTCTTTTGCAACTCATGGGGATAAAATAATTTGGGGTGATATGTTTTGTCAAGTTACTCTTGATGTAACCTGATTCCATTTGCACAACACAAGCAGCattatcttcaaagataattgttgGTGCATCAAGTGCACCAATTCCACATGATTTCAATATGTGGTCTACCATTCTGCGAAGCCATACACATTCTCGTAAGGCTTCATATAATGCAATAATCTCAGAATGGTTAGTGGATGTAGACACTAAAGTTTGCTTGGATGATTTCCAAGAAATTGCTGTTCCACCAtttaaaaatacaaaaccagTTTGGGATTTGCCATTATGGGGATCAGATAAATAGCCAGCATCTGTATAACCCAATAAATTTTgatcttgattctttctatagaATAATCCAAGATCGCTTGTGCCATTGAGATATCTAAAAAGAGTTTTAACTCCAACCCAATGACGCTGGGTAGGAGCGGCACTATGTCTTGCTAATAAATTAACTGCAAAAGCAATATCCGGCCGGGTACTATTAGCGAGATACATCAGTGCACCAATGGCACTTAGATAAGGAACCTCGGGTCTCAAAATCTTTTCACCTTCCTCCCTTGGTCTGAAAGGATCTTTCTCAACTTCCAAAGATCTAACAACCATGGGGGTTTTACATGGGTAAGCtttatccatattgaatttctttaacATTTTCTGGATATAGGCAGCTTGATATACAAAAATCCCAGATGAAAAATGCTCAAGTTGTAAATCTAAGCAAAACTTGGTTTGACCCAAGTCTTTCATTTCAAACTTTTTTCTGTACATTATGAACTTCAGGAAGAGGTGCTGCACCAGTGGGGTGCTTGTGATGATTCTTCATAAGAAGCTCATCATGTTTCTCAGCCTGAGTTAATGTATGAATAAGTTGAGAATACACAGTGTAATTACTAGCCCGATATTGCTGCTGCAAGACTCGGTCAGCGGGAAGCATGGTGGATAGAGTCTTCTCTATCTTATCGGCATCCGTTGGCTCTTTCTCACAGAATTTCAACTTTGAGCAAATTTTATGAACGGCATGATTATAATCAGCAACGGACTTAAAGTCCTGCAAACGCAAGTGGTTCCACTCATGATTAGCCTCAGGCCAAATGAGTACCTTTTGCTGATCATAACGCTCCTTAAGAGCAAGCCACAAAGTACGGGGATTCTCTTCCAGAAGGTACTCTTGTTTGAGATCCTTATGGATATAATACCTTAAAATCATTAAGGCCCCGAACTTCTTTTGCTCATCAAGCACCTCCCCTTCAATGGGTTCATTTATATATGCCAAAAGTCCACGGGATGCAAAGTTTATTTTGATATCCGAAGCCCAAGTAGGGTAATTGTGGCCATCTAAGGCAAGTTCATCGAACTCCTTAGCTAAGGCCATAGCCTACAAAGTAGGACCATTTGATTCATTAGATTTACACGTGGTAAATTAAAATTCAAATGGTAAAGCAATGTTGTAATAAATGCAAATTAATTTAAATGACATAACTCATCATGATTAAGACAATCCAAGGTAGACAAATAAACATGTAAACCTCAATCATAACTCTCATCAATTGACTATATATGGTTAGATAATCTCAAATGTCAAAGGACATAGAGTAGATCTTAATAGTAGGCAAATAATTTGCTGCCTAAGCACGGTCTCAAGGCTGAATAATTCATTTTTGAATTAGACGCAGCCAATGCTTAAGACTCTACTACACCATGTATAGTACAAATTAATGATTAAACAATGGTAATCACTACAATAGTGTAAGCCATAAATTTTCTTTAGTCTTAATCTTTTATTTTGAGAACAAAACATTATATAGGTAATCATCTAGTCCAATGGACATGATGTAGACCTTTAGTAATAGGTGAATAAATCACAGCCATGGCATGGTCTCTGGGCAAAATAATCCAAAAGGATTAAATGCAGCCTTTGCCTGGACTCTATTACCTAATGCTTTCATCTCAAAATAATAGAGATATGCATAAATTAATTGCCACAAGTCATTAGTAATTATAAACTAATGAGAACAGCGTTAAGATAGAGTATGTGATTTAAAAATTCGCAATAACGAAATAAGTATGAAAGTGCAAAAGAATAACACGAACATACTTGCATTCTATATTAGAATTCGAAATTGCATAGGTACAATGTAAACAAACACATTTATACATTCACATATACATTAGATGTCTAATCTCACAAGAACATAGACACTAATACTAATGAACAGCAATAATTAACAAAGTCTAAACACAAGGATTAAAGACTAAAACTGCTGAAATTTACGAATTCGGAAATAAAACAGATAAATGATAAATGGCTTCTGGCCCACGAGCACTGGCTGGCCCGCGAGGCCACTGCAGCCAGCCCAGCAAGGACCACCAGCAGCAGACCCAGCCAGGACCAGCAGTACAGCCGGCGCTGGGGCAAGCCGCAACCTGAGCCTGGCGCTTCGTCGGCGCTCTGGTCCGCAGCGTACGCGCACGCGCTGATGCCGCAGTGCCGCGCTGTCGCAGTGCCCAGGAGCCGCATCGTCGCCATATGGACCGCCGCTGTCTTCCGCGCCCTCCTCCTCTCCCTCCGTTGCACCCTCTACAACCGGTGACGAGCGCCGGCGCAGATCGGGGAGGAGCTCGCACGTCGGCCCCAACTCAGTCGATGGCGACCAAGACAGAGGCCAGtggctccccctccccctccggtAGAAGTTCAAGAGGAAGGAGAGGCGCGCCCCCCTGAGGAGGAGGAAGCGCCACCACCGCCGTTCGCGCATGGACTGGCGTGCCCGTTCTCCAGCGCCGGGACGCGTCCGTTCGCGCGAGGACTCGCCTGCGCGCGTGCGGACGGGCCATGCGGCACGGAGATCCAGGTCCGACGCATGGTCGGGCTCACCGCCTGGTTGGCGATGTTCACTGCCGGAGGAGTGGACGGAGGTGGTGGAGGCGGAGCCTGCAGGGCCGGATCTAGGATCTCGCCGGCCTCCCTGGAGAAGAGTCGGAGCGGTGCTGTGGACCTGCGCGCAGCGAGGGTCGCGCGAGCCCGTGGCGTCGTCGAAGACGGAGTCGCGGTTGCGGCGGTTCCGTTGGCCAACGGGGTCGCAGCTGCGGTAGCCGACCCTGTCGCCGGTGGAGGTGAAGCCACCGGAGCCGAAGACGATGGGCCCGCACCGGTCGAGGAAGAAGGTCCGGCGACTAGTGGCATGGCGGCGAGCGCCACTGGTACCCAGTCGGAGGATCCTGGCGCCATGTTCGGCCATGGTGGGTGGTATAGAGCCACGCCATGGCCCGAACTCCAGGACGCAGGAACTGTAACCGCTGCTTGGGTCGGCGCAACGGGAGCAGATGCTCCGTGACGACCACGGCATCGGCGACGAGCAGGGCCCTCCCTGGCTCCCCCACGTTCCTCTCCAAGGAGGTTGCGCAGGGCGTTGAGGAGGGAATCACGGATAACGTGTTGTAGTATTGTATTACGAACAGTAGAAAGTAGAGAGGAACAGTAAAAGTGAAGGTGTAAACATTTATTGATGAACAGTACGCATATATATACATGCCCACGATGGGGCAGTTCCAGTGAACGTGGGAGAGCCCCGCTCCCACGTCCCGTCCGTATGACGCCTTTCGGTGGTCACGGTAACTGCAATTAGCAGTTGCTAATTGCCCACTAATTGATTATTAGGAATATTAGCATATTCTTAACAATTACCAATCTACGAACCAAACAGCATGTAAGTCTATAAAATAGCAACAACTATAATACCAAACAAATATTATTATAttaattatataatatatttttataataatacCCTATGAGtaataaatataataatattttGTATAAGGTTAGTCAAAATTAAAAAGTTTGGTGCACCACAAGCTCCACGAGGGAGCCGCTTCGCTCGCCTCCAACCAAACGGGGGT from Miscanthus floridulus cultivar M001 chromosome 11, ASM1932011v1, whole genome shotgun sequence includes these protein-coding regions:
- the LOC136491557 gene encoding endochitinase A1-like encodes the protein MELVVGAQTAFSRSRAFCPFPSGSGDCLGAGGAQLRPPAWRRLRHAWVLRADHTRLRAGSSGQQGGGGLALVPMAPSSGVWQLRAESLAGVIRTGRGSGALPRSLELPHRGHVYICVLFINKCLHLHFYCSSLLSTVRNTILQHVIRDSLLNALRNLLGEERGGAREGPARRRCRGRHGASAPVAPTQAAVTVPASWSSGHGVALYHPPWPNMAPGSSDWVPVALAAMPLVAGPSSSTGAGPSSSAPVASPPPATGSATAAATPLANGTAATATPSSTTPRARATLAARRSTAPLRLFSREAGEILDPALQAPPPPPPSTPPAVNIANQAVSPTMRRTWISVPHGPSARAQASPRANGRVPALENGHASPCANGGGGASSSSGGRASPSS